GTTGCCCTGTTTGGCTGAGACAAGCAGGTTCGATGTTCTGGGCCACGTTGTCCATCAGCTGGCAATGCAGTTCTGATTCCACCTGCATGAGCTCTTGTGCTTTCTGGACACGTGTTTGAATGTACTTATGTGACTCTTCATCCTCTGGGTCATCTTCATTAGCTGCCACCTCTTTAGTGAACAAGAGGTCATGATCAGAGATGCCACACATCTCCATGGTGTGAAGGCGAGCGATGTGCTGGTCCAGGCTTGTGTCAGAGCGGCGGTGGTGTGCGTGCATTGCCTGAAGCTGCTGCTGAGTGGTGGACGAGCGTGTGTCTTCGAGATTAAACAGTTCATGCAGCTCCTGCTTACTGAAGTAACGGAAAGGGTTCTCCTTATCGCCGGTTGACTGCCGGATGAGAGACTCTTTAAACACCTGCAGATATaggatgaaataaaaataattataactataacaaaaacaacaacaaattattaattaatataatttttttagttcAACAGTACTATTACAAAAACAATATATGtctgtcttgattttgttttaataacagaaataataaatataaatggaattttaaaatgtattattatattcaaAGTAATTGTGTTCTAAAAAGCAAAAGTGCAAATGTAAAATGGATTGACAGAATCACAACTGAAGTGGACtaaatacaaatttttaattaacagttttaATAGTTCATACtgtatttagatttaaaaaagtattattattattttttattattaacaaccTTAAAGAATGACTACTGGCAAAAACATTCATTTGGAAACATAAGGCATTGCTTGTTATTAGCAGGACCTGAATTTCATTTTGGGAAATGGTGGGTAATTTCCCCTTTAGGTGGCTCTTATGGggggaatttttttatttgaggagGGAGTTAGGTTATTTTTTAGACATATTTTTATACTACAACCATCCAACCTAAATGTTTTGTCACCCAGTGTATTTCTGTTTCACAATTTATAGTGTTGATTCATACTTATTTTGTAAGGAAGATACTTAAAATGAACTTTAATTTCAAACTCTGAACTgaatttattttaactaaaaaaagaaaagtaaaaaagagtaataaaataagaataaaaaaatgacaagcaatggcaaaaacaaataaaataacaagATACAACTAAAATTAACTATGCTTTATGTTTGCAGGTAGGTATAATGCTCAGGTACAGAAATACACCATAAACTGAataatttatttaactttaaaataacacTATTTAGCCTTCAATGTATGAAAAAATTTTAGTGACAGCAGGTTTATTTAGGTTGCTGTCTCTTTGCACGTATCTGTTACCCATAAGTTTTGTTTCTCTTTACATTAACTTAATAGCCTATTTACCGACAGTGTTTAGTATAAATCGACTGTTTACATGAATACTCATTAAGATGGGCATttgacgtgtgtctgtgtgtgtatgcttTAGGTGTGAGCTCACAGAAAAGGGTCATACGGAGAGTGTGCAAGTACTGAATTGAGCACTTGAATGTTTAGAATTGTAAGACTCAAAAAGCAAGTGCAAATGATACATTCCGCTATTTGTCCTGAGAGACTTTCATGCTGAAATATTTTTGGGAATTACCCATGTAACAAGTGCGGAAACTTTGGGAATAAGTAGAATTATGCACAGTCCCGTGCCGAAATTCAAGCCCTGATTAGTTTGTAGTTTTCGTACATCCTTTTCAATGTGGttcaaagtgtttttatttttacctgtCTGCGGTAGATTTTCTCCTCCACAGTGCCACAGGTGATGAGTCTATAGATGATGACATTTTTGGTTTGGCCAATTCGGTAGGCACGGTCCACAGCCTGAGCATCTGCTGCAGGGTTCCAGCTGGGGTCAAAGATCACGACACGGTTTGCTGCAGTTAACGTGACGCCAACTCCACCCACCTGAGTTGTGAGAAGAAAGATTGTGTAGCGTTTCTTTGCCTGGAACAACTTGATACGCCTCTCCCTTTCGTCCAGTTTCGTCACTGTGCCATCCAAGCGCAGAATCTGAAAGTTTCTTTTACGCAGGACATATGCTATGATGTCTAACATCTTCCTTGACTGGGAGAAGATCAGGGTCCGATGGCCCTCTTCACGGAGACATTCCATTAGAGATACGAGAAACTGCAGCTTCCCTGACTCTGCAACCAAAGTCTCATCTGAGAgatcggatggatggatagaggcATAACTTTGCTCCAGGCCTAATTGAGTCACAGCTCGATTAGACAGGAGTCTGGGATGGTCACAGATCTTTTTTAACTCCACAAGCTCAGACAGTGGCGATCTGTTAGTCGTCCGCAACTCCTTAATATGGTCCAGCGAGGTGAACTGTTTATAAATGTCCTCCTGAATCGAGCTGAGGTACGTCCACACGATGAGATCGTTCTTTCGTGTTAACGATGGCATTTCAATGCCTTTGCCAGCATTTGGACATTTGTTCTCTTGATCTACCTCGTCTTCATAGCCTTCTTCACGTTTATCCTTTTTGTGCTGAACATCTGCTTTGGTCCGCCTGAGAAAATAAGGTTTGATGATGTCAATCAAGTTCTGGGAAATCTTCAGTCCAAGAGCTTTCTCTCCTGGAGTGGCGTCTTTCTCCCTTGCACGTGTGATTGGATTCTCATACTctgttttgaatgttttgtaGGTTCCCAGAAGTGACCCCTGGCAAGCAAATTCAAACAGAGCCCACATCTCTTGTAGGTTATTCTGAACTGGAGTGCCCGTCAGTAGCACACGGTGTTGTGCGGGGATAGCACGAGCGCTTTTAGCAGTTTTAGTGGATGGGGTTTTGATTTTATGGGCCTCGTCCAGGATGATGTAGTCCCATTCGAACTTACATTGGTCATATGATGCAAGCTGCTCATAGTTGTTGATGAGCATCTGGTAGGTGGTAATGATGACTCCTCCTCTGCGCTGGATTTGCTCCAGGTTCCTGTTTCGCTCAGCTTTCTTGGTACCGTGAAACTCTTTCACCCTCATGCCAGGAGACCACTTGTTGAACTCATGTACCCAGTTCTGTATGAGTGAGGTAGGCATGACTAACAGGGTATGATTGGCCAACTCTGCATCATACATCCCTGACAAAAATGAAATGACCTGAATGGTCTTGCCAAGGCCCATGTCGTCAGCCAGGATTCCTCCTTTCCTTCCGTCACGGTGGAGACTGTACAGGAAAGCCACACCCTCTTTCTGATGGTCATAAAGTTTATTGTGAAGCACTTTATAAAGCTTCAATCCACTATCATTCACATCCACAaattcctcctcttcctcctcttcctccatatCTCTCTGAATGCGATCCTGTATGGCCTGGATCCGTTTCTTCAGCTTGTCACTCGGCTGCAGCTGGTAAGCCAGTTGAAAAAGCTTAAGGGCGTGAGGCAGATCATCACGCTTGACAGCCTCCTTCCCTTCCTGTCGATAcctgcaaaaataataaaaacggtTACAcaggaacaacaacaaaaattacacCCACATACTAATATCAGTTAAACCACAttaaaacacttttgtttttggtcAAACACAAAGAAGATGAACTATACATGTGTAAACAGACATTAATCTTTTTTCCCAACAACCAGATGTTgtagaaaaaaatgtttgtgtttttttttttttacatcgtgtcaGGGCAAGTAGTCAgacgttttttaatttaaatttacacatttcattatatacaatatttattggctaaaacaatatttttgtattaGCTTATGCATTTTAGCTGATTCATAATCActttgcaaaaatttttttacaataaattctaTTGTTATAGCCTACCCCAAATAATGTAACAGCCAGGATGCATATAAGAGAGAGGtgtgaccaaaataaaaaagattgtaCATTGCACATTTGCATTCCCACATGGTTGAtagctgttaatgcacaatcattGTTTTAGATcaacaaactgtaatattgtatttCCACTCAAAACGAAAGCTTAAATCTAGGCAATGTAGGCCTACTTACATGCCGAAATAAAGcgtgctgattttaagtttgaaaatgactttaaaaaaataaaaagttaagatCAGCATTGTATTTTTAAGTGCactataaaataactatatttttttatactcaatttatttttaaatataatagtattatcacactgattaaaatacaaaataaataaatgcaataatattacgtctattaataattattttatttttatagttatagttaataAGTCACGCTATCTGCAGTGTGAgtaccaaaccaaatctccaggtgctCATATGAGAACTATACCAAAAAACTTATGTACACCCCTGGTAACAAAATATCCTGCTATTGTCTTTGAACTGTATCTTTTTATTATGACAAATTAAGGatgaaatatataattattttctgtaGCCAAAACTTTAAGCAAACATTTTATGAGATATTTTCACtagactaaaaaataaaaagaataaaaacgtAGGTGTTATACCCCTTATTTAATTTTCAATCCCAGTATCATCGATACCAACATCTCCGTACATCTAAACTAAATTGgtcttttaaattattaaatatatatatatatatttacatttcatttcattgcaCTGTcagaagtaaaatgtaaaaaaaaaatgcatgcttaAGGATAGATATTAAGGtacaaatttgtacttttgaggttacatcttgaaaaataaaataatgttcctGTAGTGGTAAATTTGTGGTTactgatttttcatggccgattccgataccgattttttacaagcaaactggccgattccgatgccgtttttttttctctctttaagcaacaaacaagaaagaaggaaagtgtgcataaacaaaatgtttatttggtatttaataggccaaactggcttttggctattgaaaacaatatcctcaaccatctgaaattaacggcagtatctACACAATAAGCAGattacatttaatacaaaacatagatggtacagacatcagcatttagcttttgtatttgaattgggttgaaactacatatcTAGCCTTGTGTAAACTGATGtgaattaaaggcaataactgcatagttctacaatccacaCAACACAaccaacacacattcaataagatggttcttaatcagcattcagtattttagtttttaaatttggtttaaaaaaacaaaagttcTTTACCAGTAAAACTAAATAAGTATGCtaaatacatttttccaaaatgttaaaatcaaacaatgttggtgcgaataaaacaaagatgcaaagtgtttcattcatccaattaaaaaaaattagggtaatgactcacatatttttttacttgagccaatgaaaaattaatacctattgtctcaagttattgtgaatcattaccctacattttttttaattacactttttgtcagtttagtccgtttcgtttctcatccaacacgcgagaagctgagctgaacatcccttcacaggGCACGGACAGGTACAGGacgctcgcgcagcttcagtgagcaggaaaggctcttatttgtgcgccagtacaccaacggctgatcgcttcctgttATCTGTGCCTCGGACGTgcagctctgcacttccagtgctgaacggctgccggtgtcctgcgcacagatttcgaaatacttccacacaaatgacatagcgaatgattcaggggcgtagccatcttttcagaagtgagggggacagaaattatatatatatatatagcctaccaatcaacagtttttgagcagtaagattttttatgtttttaaagaagtatcttctggttaccaagcctgcatttattagattcaaagtacagcaaaaacagtaatattgtgaaatatttttatatttaaaataacctttttccctatttgaatatattttttaaatttaatttattcctgtgatcaaagctgtgttttcagcaacattactccaTTCCTGCCGTACCCAGTTTACTCGTcctccgagttcctgttcctgttccctttcctgttccttctttgtttgtttgtttggattgatttctggttttgaccctggcttgttggattacgatttggattaccccaataaagaaaaaatatacctgcaattggatctctctctccctgtgtttcactgggtcacgATCGTCAcaaaacctctatgcgaacacacttgaccgaaaaagtgcgggggacgaatttctgTGATAtttaaagtggggggggggggggggggggtgtcatcTATGCCCCTGGAATGATTACCTTACTGTCTATGATGATTACAACGAAGTCTGTGCATGTGGACATTCGGAAAATTTGGccgaaaaaaagaacaaaaaccgtccggttccgatttatggccggtcaacctgTGCATCCCTAGCAAGGCCGCATTAATGCACGGGCTTACCTGGGCTGAAGCCCAGGGGCCTCCCAAGTTCAGGGGCCTCCCATGTTCAGGTTCATGGTAAGCTGAAAAGGTCATATTGTTTTAACTTGTCAGATTTTGTCGCTGTATGTCGCTAGTCGCTTGTGGACGTTGCTAGTGCTGTCGCTCTAATGTTATtgttatggtgcgttcacacgaaacgcgaatagagcgtctggcgcgagtgatttcattgtaaagtcaatgcaaagacgcgtttacgcgcgtctagAGGTCCCGCGCCGCGCTCTACGCCTCATTCGCGCCGCGGGAATTtgacgcgtctttgcattgacttaacattgaaatcactcgcgcctgACGCGCTATTCGCGTCCGGTCTGAACGCACCTTTCAGTGCGTGTCCTGTCCACTACAGCGGCAAAAGTCCGCTCAGTGCGCATGGCATCGCTGTAACGTCTCCGCTTTGGGGTGTGTCTGTTGCGAGTGTGTTtaatctaagtttttttttcaacacacggACAGTATAATCATCGGCGATGCACGCGATTACATTAGACAagctttgtttccaaatgcaccAAGCAATGATCCTTTCAATTTTATAAACGTTTATAAACCCAGCCAATATAATCACAAtaaacacatccaaaataaaatcttGTATATAACAACTGCAAAGCGTCTAATTTGTAATCAAAATGATTTACGCCCTAAATCCAGCATAAACTCACTGAGACTGTCGATAGTTTCTTTTCCATGCATCATTTTTTATATCCATGTTTGTGGTTAGTTacagtcaaataatataaaacagtGAAATCGCCCTAAAACTCTTCTGTCTTGCCTGCACTGCACTCGAGACGGTGATGGGAGCTGACTGAGCTCCACTGAAAGGCTAATTTCCTATTGTTTGTCGCTCGCGAAAATCActtctcatttgcataaagttgaaATTTAGTTGCTGTGTGTGGTTGTTAAATAAAGTGTCTTGTGTTTATGTGCTCAGTGATATGTTAATAACAatgttaaaattgaaaaaaaaaacataaaaaaactcacTGTGGTAGGTCTTGAAAGAAACTAATGCATTCTGTGATGTAGATTACCTAgatattacacttttttaaaatgagAGTCTATAAATCGATGGGATGGGGGGCCTACAAAACCTCTCAGCCCCGGGGCCTAACATTAGGTTAAGGCGGCTCTGATCCTTAGTTACTGtagtaaaagcatggttaattttttttgtaaaagctggCAGGCTATTGTAGCCCTTAAGGTGAAAATTTTGCACATTTGTTTAAGGATAgatttattaacagcaattacagAACATAACACAAATTAACTTTTAACAACCAGTTTAAGTAAagcctaattaaaataaatataacatgtacactatactgttcaaaagtttgggatcagactcagcatattaatattttatgtttttgaaagaagtgtctaatcatgctaatgaaggcagcacttatttaaaaaaaaaaaacatacattttgtcaAATATAACAATTAGAATTAACTattttctacactgtaaaaaatgaatcaTGGGTCTTGTAATTTTCATCAAAAGAATTAAGGtggtaattaaaaataatgtgtggatttcattaaagaaattgtgattcagtgttgtatagaaaataatgaggactttttactaataaaaccaaGAGATGCGTTTTCCTCATTTTGTTTTAGGAGACTTAAGCAGTTTTGGGGCTTGAATTGGGGGactgattaaactaaaataattaaggaaagaaggctgccaatttaatttaagtgaattagctcaattttgcagttttattttagaggtgattgttagttcccagcatgctttgcatatggctggatatggagagtaaattttgaaattaaatgctactTTATGTTTTTGAGTGAAGGGAGGCAtgtattaatgtttaatgttcagttacATTTGACTTTTGTAAGAGTTTCTGTAACATCGAAGTTTCCATTGCACAGTGCAATCGTTACCACTGTGCTGAAGAGTAGAGCTTGTAGTTATGGATACAATTCTAAGGCATTAAACCTTGTTTAATGAGCAGTAGCCTTGCTAGTGCTAGTGCAGTACTTTCCAGTATTTCTCAAGTATTTTCCTATTTGAGCTGATTGGTTGTATACAgtcttgtaaatgtataaaataacaaaatacaaacagatctcatttaaaatcacagacttttgagaataaacttaaaataaatgagcacatttccctaattatattaaatttattgtGCCATAGACTAAATAATTTAggaatttttacttaatttatttgggtaaatttcacaaaaaaaacaaccttaaaaTCTACTCAAATATAATACGTGTAATATTGTTACCATAATTTTTTTAAGCAGAtagcatgtaatattttttaaagtgtattttaatatatttgaaaattttaatttaaaatgcaccTGTTATCAAAGCTGAATTCAGCATCATCTCCaatcttcagcgtcacatgatccttcagaaatcatgctaatatgctgatttgcttctcaatatatatatatatatatatatatatatatatatatatatatatatatatatatatatatatatatatatatagtttattgtgaaataatttgatACGCATTGATCTGGCTTAAGCTGATTTCCAAAATCCTGGTCGCAGACGACAAGATCTACTGATGCTTCTGAAGCCCTTTTTGAACACACACTGAGAGCTAAACATCAGCAGCAACGCTGTCTGTGTTTTGTTACGTCTTTCAGCTTTTGCGTATGTTCCGATGAGAAATAGTTCTATCCTACTTCTATCCTATATAAGTTATTCGCTAATATAGTCTATTTTCCCACTCAATCAAATTAATGgttaaaatgcactttataatCGATATTTTAATTTGAGGATCGATACAACATCAATATACCTCAATAACGTCAAAGTATTGATACTTCAGGATCGATCCATGGCTACTTTCCCAGTAAAAGATGAAAATGTACAAAAGCATTCTGAAAAAGTATCAAATATTTACGGCTAcgttaaaaacaaatgttgttaTTGTGAGCGAGGTATTCAACCATGCATGCCATTACGTCAATGTAGACAGTAAAATACATATCCCGGCGGGTTACACTGTAACCTGAGAATAATCTGCATATTTTTTACCTGTTGTATTTGTCCATCTTCTTTGTGTCTATAGACAGACAACTGCaatagaaaaaacacacacatgttcTCAACACGCAATGAGAGTTTTATGTGTGGAATCAAAGTTCAAAGggttattaataaaaactgtcaGAAGCACAAATGCGATTATTTGGTCACATACCTTTCTAACTTGTCCGTGATTTCTTCAACTTTATTGCTCGGCATATTTGCGTTGATTTTTTAGGGACTTTCATTTAACGGCATATGTATCTATCAGTCTACAGTCTCTAGTCTCCACCTCGACTGCGGTGCGAAAGGGGATTTTAACAAACGTTTTGTTGTTCGCGCGCAGTTCTCACCCAATCACTCGCTGCGCTACCGCTCATGCGCTGTGTTACCGTGGTTAGGGGAACTTCTGCATGCCTGGGGAGGTACCACATCTGGTTAACATAACAACGCACAAAAACACTCGGAAAACTACATCAGCCGATACAAATGGAAATCTTTTCATAGTTGAAAAAAACATGTTCGTCACTGTAAACTGTTAGGACTGTAGTAAATTTCTAACTTGTTCATAACGCCGTATTATTAAAACTCTACAAAACTCCTGTAACAACCCCTGCTATATGGTGTTAAACTGCAGGTGCTACTGATGCGTTCATACATTGATCAGATTAATCAAGTTGATCAAAACTGTCGAGATTTTGGAACTGGCTTCTGACTTTGTAGACCTAAATTTATAAGCTTGCTTCCTCCAGTTTCTAAAAGTAAAGGATTGGCCAGCAAATGTTGAGATTACTGGTTTTCTCATGACGCTTGGAAATTTTTTTAGTTATTCACTTATCTAAGGAATTGCAGGAATGGTTTAGTCATAAACTTCcttatgtatgtgtgcgtgtgcgtgtgtgtttttaatatatGCCTTGTAATACAGCAGGGCTTGGTTAGCAGAGATTTGGACGCACTCAGGTAACTTCATGGTCTTCTTTTCTCTGTTAATAACATCTTAAATGGTAGCACAGTCTTAACTGATAGCACTAACAGTGGTCAAGGTGAGGATGATTATAGGACATAACCCTTGAATTTTCAATAAGATAAATTGTTTTGAGAAAGGATACCCTTTGTATGTGAATGTGCATGTAAGTGTTTCTTAATCAATAGCTCTTAAAACTATTTAACTGATATGTCTACCTCACGTTTGAGGTTACTTTGATGGGGAATAAATCTATCAAAAGGAAGA
Above is a window of Carassius carassius chromosome 4, fCarCar2.1, whole genome shotgun sequence DNA encoding:
- the LOC132139850 gene encoding DNA excision repair protein ERCC-6-like, whose product is MPSNKVEEITDKLESCLSIDTKKMDKYNRYRQEGKEAVKRDDLPHALKLFQLAYQLQPSDKLKKRIQAIQDRIQRDMEEEEEEEEFVDVNDSGLKLYKVLHNKLYDHQKEGVAFLYSLHRDGRKGGILADDMGLGKTIQVISFLSGMYDAELANHTLLVMPTSLIQNWVHEFNKWSPGMRVKEFHGTKKAERNRNLEQIQRRGGVIITTYQMLINNYEQLASYDQCKFEWDYIILDEAHKIKTPSTKTAKSARAIPAQHRVLLTGTPVQNNLQEMWALFEFACQGSLLGTYKTFKTEYENPITRAREKDATPGEKALGLKISQNLIDIIKPYFLRRTKADVQHKKDKREEGYEDEVDQENKCPNAGKGIEMPSLTRKNDLIVWTYLSSIQEDIYKQFTSLDHIKELRTTNRSPLSELVELKKICDHPRLLSNRAVTQLGLEQSYASIHPSDLSDETLVAESGKLQFLVSLMECLREEGHRTLIFSQSRKMLDIIAYVLRKRNFQILRLDGTVTKLDERERRIKLFQAKKRYTIFLLTTQVGGVGVTLTAANRVVIFDPSWNPAADAQAVDRAYRIGQTKNVIIYRLITCGTVEEKIYRRQVFKESLIRQSTGDKENPFRYFSKQELHELFNLEDTRSSTTQQQLQAMHAHHRRSDTSLDQHIARLHTMEMCGISDHDLLFTKEVAANEDDPEDEESHKYIQTRVQKAQELMQVESELHCQLMDNVAQNIEPACLSQTGQLKSARRDCPAPPCTKNKPVTVDLTYDCFDEPEIEEDEQNFPTVEDAEMEDVSEEEQIVNEEDQVKIESPWSGGERNVNVSPAADKLADAVITLDDSLDEEDVLYDNGASEKQKSVHDLPSTSCHFPKLEELSIASDALDNQEVQVDKPNSMMLSSPQSPHDATAGESFKADVEMLQGNFNLQLEDSANMFSVEEEEGCDVDESLAEESPEFQLQMDVSGERLQEASIHERRHYGKQNNGEISKCNDSEIFNPNICEVSKHLSLLRIHSGPDTPSEDSFVHSVQNRKRQIISDTDEEEEDSEKPCITSSPLADGLNKLGCLTPKSTLTDSGRLWRSLNTSVASRRSFIVSMLENESDEESEEPSKTESYETSEASETHADDSVMEEEEPSGGKIKSYETSEASETHADESEVEEEELSGGKNESYETSEASETHADDSVMEEEEPSGGKIKSYETCEASETHADESAMEEEEPNGDKTKSIQIFEASESQTDELVVEEEEPSGETLNSEESEVHEEMEESVDSGRYQEEEEWHSALLESTAEFELDSNEMMGQCAPKTFPPETHILPVISTSSDVTASKPSENTYEMLVLSGKQCLAEGRKQEALDFFLKAIDINIGDAEIQLLIIHLYRQLRQ